A single window of Acinetobacter wuhouensis DNA harbors:
- the queG gene encoding tRNA epoxyqueuosine(34) reductase QueG has product MSATSTTPSIPLQQLDLQELKTWIKQQALQLGFADCVIARPDAQAELPRFKEYLKRGYHGDMKFLEENLEKRADPTLLVPGTKSIICVRMNYLVETPKPRYVPDEPNSAIIARYARGRDYHKVMRGRLKTLASIIRERVGEFESRPFADSAPVFEKSLAENAGMGWTGKHTLLIHKKSGSFFVLGELFTSLELPFDEPATHHCGSCTACIDICPTQAIVEPYMLDARKCIAYLTIEYKGIIPEELRRGIGNRVFGCDDCQLICPWNSFAKKASIEDFNPRHGLDDVSLLDLWQWDEQTFLDCTEGSPIRRTGFQSFKRNIAIGLGNAPFSPQIIQALQQNNPQHDHVVQVHVDWAIAEQLAKKP; this is encoded by the coding sequence ATGTCAGCAACTTCAACTACACCATCCATTCCATTGCAACAGCTTGATCTTCAAGAGTTAAAAACTTGGATCAAACAACAAGCTTTGCAACTTGGCTTTGCTGATTGTGTCATTGCTCGACCAGATGCTCAAGCTGAATTACCACGATTTAAAGAATATTTAAAACGTGGCTATCACGGCGACATGAAGTTTTTAGAAGAAAATTTAGAAAAGCGTGCTGATCCAACTTTATTGGTACCAGGAACTAAAAGCATTATTTGTGTGCGAATGAATTACTTGGTTGAAACACCTAAACCTCGCTATGTACCAGATGAACCCAATTCAGCGATTATTGCACGCTATGCGCGTGGGCGTGACTACCACAAAGTCATGCGTGGGCGATTAAAAACATTAGCATCGATCATTCGTGAACGGGTTGGTGAGTTTGAATCACGTCCCTTTGCAGATTCTGCACCTGTATTTGAAAAGTCTTTGGCTGAAAATGCAGGCATGGGATGGACAGGCAAACATACTTTATTGATTCATAAAAAATCAGGCTCTTTTTTTGTATTGGGTGAATTATTTACCTCACTGGAACTGCCCTTTGATGAGCCTGCAACACATCATTGTGGTTCATGTACGGCATGTATCGACATCTGCCCGACCCAAGCCATTGTCGAACCTTATATGCTCGATGCACGAAAATGTATCGCTTATCTCACCATTGAATATAAAGGCATCATTCCAGAGGAATTACGTCGTGGTATTGGTAATCGAGTCTTTGGTTGTGATGACTGCCAGCTGATTTGCCCTTGGAATAGCTTTGCCAAAAAGGCATCGATTGAAGATTTTAATCCGCGTCATGGCTTAGATGATGTAAGTCTATTAGATCTATGGCAATGGGATGAACAAACCTTTCTTGACTGTACTGAAGGCAGCCCAATACGTCGTACAGGTTTCCAAAGCTTTAAGCGGAATATTGCAATTGGACTGGGAAATGCACCATTTTCGCCACAAATTATCCAAGCATTGCAACAAAATAATCCACAGCATGATCATGTTGTGCAAGTCCATGTTGATTGGGCGATTGCAGAACAATTAGCCAAGAAGCCATAA
- a CDS encoding bifunctional ADP-dependent NAD(P)H-hydrate dehydratase/NAD(P)H-hydrate epimerase — MHQQVYHSHDIQAWERRWFAQQNSSFGLMQQVAWSIAQRLIQQFQSHHSPDSARPIDKIAVWCGAGNNAGDGYCLASYLKQAGYEVEIYSAEAGHSTDLKSAMHIAHLNQVKIHQHFYITQQFDCHIDALFGIGLNRDLDESWQGIIQKFNAQSGLKIAIDIPSGLNANTGQPLPIAIKADQTFTVLGLKIGLFTGQGKEYSGQIEVISAIPKDQELKPIAQLSLTEITLPQRQAFGHKGSYGHVLVVGGHAEMGGAVMMAAESAFSAGAGKVTIACDAKHHTAILSRSPNIMLRDINALNASDITALLNHVDAVCFGMGLGRDDWAKQQFEQWFHPIQTTLHTTQHLQIVLDADALWFLAEQPIQLHSETYLTPHPGEAAKLLNCSVAEIENDRVQAIHQLQEKYSGQWVLKGAGSLTLEDQLWICTAGNAGMGTGGMGDVLAGMIASLKAQFSDEIHLHEIVTLHALAGDYLAQKGMRGLQAQHMNEAVYQVVNHVKIQNE, encoded by the coding sequence ATGCATCAACAAGTTTATCATAGCCATGACATTCAAGCATGGGAACGTCGTTGGTTTGCACAGCAAAATAGTTCATTTGGACTGATGCAACAGGTTGCATGGTCAATTGCACAGCGTTTAATTCAGCAATTTCAAAGTCATCATTCACCAGATTCGGCACGTCCAATCGATAAAATCGCAGTTTGGTGTGGCGCTGGAAATAATGCAGGGGATGGCTATTGTCTTGCAAGTTATTTAAAACAAGCGGGTTATGAGGTTGAAATTTATTCGGCGGAAGCAGGACATTCAACTGATTTAAAGTCTGCGATGCATATTGCTCATTTAAACCAAGTGAAAATACATCAGCATTTCTATATTACACAACAGTTTGATTGCCATATCGATGCATTATTTGGCATTGGTTTAAATCGTGATTTAGATGAGTCTTGGCAAGGTATTATCCAAAAATTTAATGCTCAATCAGGTTTGAAAATTGCTATTGATATTCCAAGTGGTTTGAATGCCAATACAGGACAGCCTTTACCGATTGCCATTAAAGCAGATCAGACTTTTACAGTTTTAGGTTTGAAAATAGGGCTATTCACAGGGCAAGGGAAAGAGTATTCAGGTCAAATTGAAGTGATTTCAGCTATTCCTAAAGACCAAGAATTAAAACCGATTGCGCAACTTTCTCTAACTGAGATTACATTACCACAGCGCCAAGCCTTTGGTCATAAAGGTAGTTATGGACATGTCTTAGTGGTGGGTGGTCATGCCGAAATGGGCGGTGCGGTGATGATGGCAGCTGAGTCTGCCTTTAGCGCAGGTGCAGGGAAGGTCACGATTGCATGTGATGCAAAACACCATACTGCAATTTTGTCACGCTCACCAAATATTATGTTGCGTGATATTAATGCATTAAATGCATCAGACATTACTGCTTTATTGAATCATGTAGATGCAGTCTGCTTTGGTATGGGGCTTGGTCGTGATGATTGGGCAAAACAGCAATTTGAGCAGTGGTTCCATCCAATTCAAACAACATTACATACGACTCAGCATTTACAAATTGTTTTAGATGCCGATGCATTATGGTTTTTGGCAGAGCAACCAATACAACTACATTCGGAAACTTATTTAACACCACATCCAGGTGAGGCTGCGAAGTTACTTAATTGTTCTGTTGCTGAAATAGAAAATGATCGAGTACAAGCTATTCATCAGCTTCAAGAAAAATACTCAGGTCAATGGGTGCTTAAAGGTGCAGGAAGCTTAACTCTCGAAGATCAATTGTGGATCTGTACCGCAGGTAATGCAGGCATGGGAACAGGCGGAATGGGGGATGTATTGGCAGGGATGATCGCTAGTCTAAAAGCTCAGTTTTCTGATGAAATTCACCTACATGAAATTGTAACTCTACATGCGCTTGCAGGAGATTATTTGGCGCAAAAAGGTATGCGAGGTTTGCAGGCTCAACATATGAATGAGGCAGTTTATCAAGTTGTAAATCATGTTAAAATCCAAAACGAATGA
- the ruvC gene encoding crossover junction endodeoxyribonuclease RuvC, with the protein MPLIIGIDPGSRLTGYGIIEKDGQKLTFVDAGTIRTETTEMPERLKRIFAGVDRIVKFHGPTEAAVEQVFMAQNPDSALKLGQARGAAIAALVNLDLQVAEYTARQIKQSVVGYGAADKEQVQMMVMKLLNLSIKPQQDAADALAAAICHAHASGSMSKLAVLNALGGMARGRSRNSSRRR; encoded by the coding sequence ATGCCTTTAATTATTGGAATTGACCCAGGTTCACGCTTAACTGGTTATGGCATCATTGAAAAAGATGGTCAAAAACTCACATTTGTTGATGCAGGGACGATTCGCACTGAAACCACTGAAATGCCTGAGCGTTTAAAACGTATATTTGCAGGTGTAGATCGTATTGTTAAATTTCATGGACCAACTGAAGCAGCAGTAGAACAAGTGTTTATGGCGCAAAATCCCGATTCTGCATTAAAACTCGGGCAGGCACGTGGTGCTGCGATTGCGGCTTTGGTCAATTTAGACCTACAAGTAGCTGAATATACAGCCCGTCAAATCAAACAATCCGTTGTAGGTTACGGCGCTGCAGACAAAGAACAAGTGCAAATGATGGTCATGAAATTACTGAATCTTTCAATTAAACCACAACAAGATGCAGCCGATGCGCTTGCCGCTGCGATTTGTCATGCACATGCTTCGGGCAGTATGAGTAAACTTGCTGTATTAAATGCTTTGGGTGGTATGGCGCGAGGACGTAGTCGTAATAGCAGTCGTAGACGTTAG
- a CDS encoding FxsA family protein, whose product MKLFPIILIGTILEIAVWIGVAQFTSGWYVFFWFLIAFFIGLNLLRSSTATIMPQLQQMQMTGMMGNDPTIAKKMATAFAGILLMIPGLITDVLALLMLLPPVQNMIKKAGMSFMAKKQQAMMNNMMGGMGNMGDMGGAQGQNPFADLMRQMQDMQNQQSGNPNNRGSTIIDGEAHEVEPEHKQIEFKDVNKK is encoded by the coding sequence ATGAAACTTTTTCCTATTATTTTGATTGGTACTATTCTTGAAATCGCTGTATGGATTGGGGTTGCTCAATTTACCAGTGGTTGGTACGTTTTCTTTTGGTTCTTGATTGCATTTTTCATTGGTTTAAATTTATTGCGTTCAAGTACAGCAACCATTATGCCGCAATTGCAACAAATGCAAATGACAGGAATGATGGGGAATGATCCTACGATTGCCAAAAAAATGGCAACAGCTTTTGCAGGCATTCTTTTAATGATTCCAGGTTTAATTACCGATGTATTGGCATTGTTAATGTTACTTCCACCTGTGCAAAACATGATTAAAAAAGCAGGCATGAGCTTCATGGCGAAGAAACAGCAAGCCATGATGAACAATATGATGGGTGGCATGGGCAATATGGGAGACATGGGCGGTGCTCAAGGTCAAAACCCATTTGCAGATTTAATGCGTCAAATGCAAGACATGCAAAATCAACAGTCAGGCAATCCTAACAATCGTGGGTCAACCATTATTGATGGAGAGGCGCATGAAGTTGAACCAGAACATAAGCAAATTGAATTTAAAGATGTCAATAAAAAATAA
- a CDS encoding LysE family transporter produces the protein MSMLLTICALHFIAQLSPGPDVLLVAKSAASTSRANTLKIILGISVGVVVWVALTLLGFTVLLEQWPWIQQVLMLIGGFFLAKMGYGMLKGGIASLKQSTNLDGQIEEKPKNYFLLGLYTNLANPKIVIYFSSVFSLALSSTAGMNLKPQLAVIIPIQTFFVFSLLMLIMSIPKIKAIYQKSGSYIDILSGSFFLLFAIFLWVDVLKMFNLA, from the coding sequence ATGTCAATGTTACTGACCATTTGCGCATTACACTTCATTGCTCAACTCAGTCCTGGTCCAGATGTACTACTTGTTGCGAAAAGTGCTGCGTCAACCTCACGTGCCAATACACTAAAAATTATTTTAGGCATTTCTGTCGGCGTGGTGGTGTGGGTTGCGTTAACGCTATTGGGTTTTACCGTATTACTTGAACAATGGCCGTGGATTCAGCAAGTTCTGATGCTTATTGGTGGATTCTTTTTAGCAAAAATGGGCTACGGCATGTTGAAAGGCGGAATTGCATCATTGAAGCAAAGTACAAATCTTGATGGTCAGATTGAAGAAAAGCCCAAAAATTATTTCTTATTGGGCTTATATACCAACTTAGCCAATCCCAAAATTGTGATTTATTTCAGTAGTGTATTTTCATTGGCTTTGAGTTCGACAGCAGGAATGAACCTTAAACCACAGTTAGCTGTGATTATTCCGATTCAAACTTTTTTCGTTTTTAGTTTATTGATGCTGATTATGTCAATTCCAAAGATCAAGGCAATTTACCAAAAATCAGGAAGTTATATTGATATTTTGTCAGGAAGTTTTTTTTTATTATTCGCAATTTTCTTATGGGTAGATGTGTTGAAAATGTTTAATCTGGCTTAG
- a CDS encoding efflux RND transporter permease subunit, which translates to MNFSAWSIRNPIPSILLFIMLGLAGLLCFKWMKVQHFPDIELPMVTVSAALPGAAPPQLETEVARKIENSIATIQGLKNQYASIKDGVVTITAEFQLEKPLQEAVDDVRNAVSQVRSDLPADLRDPIVSKINLSGSPILTYTIQSPRMDEEALSWFVDYDVARTMLKVKGVGAVSRVGGVTRQVDVELDPEKLLALNATATDVTRQLRLVQQEASGGQTKIGGSEQSIRTIATVKTAAEIAAMEIPLSTGQHVRLDQVATVRDGLAERRSVALLNGHPVIGFEITRSKGESEVDVEIGVKEALDKLKATYPDIQITEAFNFVNPVSDNYKGSMSLLYEGAILAILVVWLFLRDWRATIIAATALPLSILPALIGMYYLGFTLNTVTLLAMSLVVGILVDDAIVEIENIIRHLRMGKTPYEAAMEAADEIGLAVIATTFTLIAVFLPTAFMSGIAGKFFVQFGWTAALAIFTSLLVARLLTPMMSAYFLKPWIKPHGETDTIEQTPQNEQEHIVSTDQGEKELAQDRSKDGRVMRTYMSMVTWCIHHRWITLSGAILFFIGSILLIPLLPTGFVPPPDTGQTQVRVELPPGSQFADTLKAAEYARNLIKANSEVKSIYTTIGGGSAGTDPFAGGASSEPRKATLTIQLTDRSDRSASLQEIENDLRERLVVLPGGRIEVGIAGNNSQFQISLSGDDSDTLIATARQLEREIRTIPNIGSITSSAALIRPELVIRPDFAKAADLGVTTQNIAETVRVATAGDFDQNLAKLNLSQRQIPIVIKLPLAARQDQDLIKRLMINGTKGPVMLGTIAQVEIESGPSQIDRFNRLRNINFSIELNNQPLGDIAAAVDQLPTMKNLPPTVKRTDIGDAEVMAELFASFGLAMLTGVLCIYVVLVLLFKDFLQPITILVALPLSLGGAFVLLLLAKSSFSMPSLIGLIMLMGIASKNSILLVDYAILARNERQYSRFNALLDACHKRARPIIMTTLAMGAGMLPIALGIGTDPSFRAPMAISVIGGLITSTFLSLLVIPVVYTFIDDINNKIHSFRKTKPKLQSSTD; encoded by the coding sequence ATGAATTTCTCCGCATGGTCTATTCGCAATCCAATACCATCGATTTTATTATTTATCATGCTGGGTTTGGCAGGATTACTTTGTTTTAAGTGGATGAAAGTCCAACATTTTCCAGACATTGAATTGCCAATGGTCACAGTGAGTGCAGCCCTACCAGGTGCAGCTCCACCACAACTGGAAACCGAAGTTGCGCGTAAAATTGAGAATTCAATCGCCACGATTCAAGGCTTAAAAAATCAATACGCCAGTATCAAAGATGGTGTGGTTACGATTACTGCTGAATTTCAACTGGAAAAGCCGCTACAAGAAGCCGTAGATGATGTTCGTAATGCTGTTTCTCAAGTCCGCTCTGATTTACCCGCCGATCTTCGTGATCCTATTGTCAGTAAAATCAATCTTTCAGGTTCACCCATTTTAACCTATACCATTCAATCTCCTCGAATGGATGAAGAGGCACTGTCTTGGTTTGTAGACTACGATGTGGCTCGAACCATGCTCAAAGTTAAAGGTGTAGGTGCTGTTTCACGTGTTGGCGGTGTCACACGGCAAGTTGATGTTGAACTTGACCCTGAAAAATTACTGGCTTTAAATGCAACAGCGACTGATGTCACCCGCCAACTGCGCCTAGTACAACAAGAAGCTTCTGGTGGACAAACCAAAATCGGTGGAAGTGAGCAATCCATTCGTACCATTGCGACTGTAAAAACAGCGGCTGAAATCGCGGCAATGGAAATACCACTCAGTACTGGGCAACATGTCCGTTTGGATCAAGTTGCGACTGTACGAGATGGACTTGCGGAGCGGAGATCTGTTGCGCTGTTGAATGGTCATCCGGTGATTGGGTTTGAAATCACGCGAAGTAAGGGTGAAAGTGAGGTAGACGTCGAAATAGGCGTCAAAGAAGCTTTAGATAAACTTAAAGCCACCTATCCAGATATCCAAATTACCGAAGCATTTAACTTTGTAAATCCAGTTAGCGATAACTACAAAGGCTCAATGTCGTTACTTTATGAAGGTGCGATTCTTGCGATTTTAGTGGTTTGGTTATTTTTAAGAGATTGGCGAGCCACAATCATTGCAGCTACAGCGCTTCCACTTTCAATCTTACCTGCTTTGATTGGAATGTATTATCTTGGCTTTACATTAAACACAGTTACCCTGCTCGCGATGTCACTGGTCGTGGGGATACTGGTTGATGATGCCATTGTTGAAATTGAAAATATCATACGGCATTTGCGGATGGGGAAAACACCCTATGAAGCTGCGATGGAAGCTGCCGATGAAATCGGTTTAGCCGTGATTGCAACGACATTTACACTCATTGCAGTTTTCTTACCCACCGCATTTATGAGTGGAATTGCGGGAAAGTTTTTTGTCCAATTTGGTTGGACTGCGGCTTTAGCAATTTTTACTTCACTCTTAGTTGCACGATTACTCACACCGATGATGTCTGCTTACTTTCTCAAACCGTGGATTAAACCTCACGGGGAAACAGACACGATTGAACAAACACCACAAAATGAACAAGAACATATAGTTTCAACTGATCAAGGTGAAAAGGAATTAGCTCAAGATCGAAGCAAAGATGGGCGTGTTATGCGTACCTATATGAGTATGGTGACATGGTGTATTCATCATCGCTGGATCACCTTATCTGGCGCTATTTTATTCTTTATTGGTTCTATCTTACTTATTCCACTTTTGCCGACAGGCTTTGTTCCACCTCCTGATACTGGACAAACTCAAGTTCGCGTGGAGCTTCCACCAGGATCACAGTTTGCAGATACGCTAAAAGCCGCAGAATATGCACGTAATTTAATTAAAGCAAATAGCGAAGTTAAGAGTATATACACCACTATTGGTGGTGGTTCAGCGGGTACAGATCCTTTTGCTGGTGGAGCATCAAGTGAGCCACGAAAAGCAACGCTAACGATCCAACTTACAGACCGTTCTGACCGTTCAGCAAGCTTACAAGAAATTGAAAATGATTTACGTGAACGCCTCGTTGTACTCCCAGGTGGACGTATAGAGGTAGGCATTGCGGGTAATAATAGTCAATTTCAAATTTCACTGTCTGGTGATGATTCTGATACGCTCATCGCGACAGCACGTCAACTTGAACGTGAAATTCGTACAATCCCCAATATTGGGAGTATTACATCGAGTGCTGCGCTAATTCGTCCTGAATTAGTGATTCGTCCAGATTTTGCTAAAGCTGCGGATCTTGGCGTAACCACTCAAAATATTGCGGAGACTGTTCGTGTTGCGACAGCTGGTGATTTTGATCAAAATCTTGCGAAACTCAACCTTTCTCAACGTCAAATTCCGATTGTGATTAAACTTCCTTTAGCTGCACGCCAAGATCAAGATTTGATTAAGCGCTTAATGATCAATGGTACTAAAGGACCCGTAATGTTAGGGACTATTGCGCAAGTCGAAATTGAAAGTGGTCCCTCACAAATTGATCGCTTTAACCGACTACGCAATATTAATTTCAGCATTGAGTTAAATAATCAGCCTTTGGGTGATATTGCTGCTGCTGTTGATCAGCTTCCAACCATGAAAAATTTACCACCTACAGTAAAAAGAACAGATATAGGTGATGCAGAAGTTATGGCAGAATTATTTGCCAGCTTCGGTTTAGCCATGCTCACAGGCGTACTATGTATCTATGTAGTCTTGGTATTATTATTTAAAGACTTTTTACAACCCATCACTATCTTGGTTGCATTACCCTTGTCACTCGGCGGTGCTTTCGTACTCCTTCTGTTAGCCAAAAGTAGTTTTTCAATGCCGAGCCTCATTGGTTTAATTATGTTGATGGGAATCGCCAGTAAAAACTCCATTCTTCTTGTCGATTATGCAATTCTCGCCAGAAACGAACGGCAATATTCACGTTTCAATGCCCTACTCGATGCCTGTCATAAACGAGCACGTCCTATTATTATGACAACACTGGCAATGGGTGCAGGTATGTTACCGATTGCTTTAGGAATTGGAACTGACCCGAGCTTTAGAGCACCTATGGCGATTTCTGTGATTGGTGGTTTAATCACCAGTACGTTCTTATCACTTTTGGTCATTCCAGTTGTCTATACATTTATTGATGACATTAATAATAAAATTCATAGTTTTAGAAAAACCAAACCCAAGTTACAGTCATCAACAGATTAG
- a CDS encoding efflux RND transporter periplasmic adaptor subunit, with the protein MTLHDPLQKKSISSKVWITLIVIILAFIIALIAYKFSNKKASDTQNTTATETAKPALTVTVTQPEIQNWQQSLTANGNIAAWQEVVIGSELSGQRITKVNVNIGDTVKRGQVLAEINNESIRADLATAKANYAEAKAVLADASINNQRIQKLKNTGAISQQEATKYLTSQSTAQAKLDAAKAQIDSYQIRLSQTQVIAPDNGVISARAATVGSLAQTGQEMFRMIRDDRLEWRAEVTATDLYKLKQGNTVQITSPDPNRPKVTGTVRMIAPVIDPQTRYGLVYVDIPNTDAVRMGMFVKGEFDLGEKSAITVPQTAVLLRDGFSYVFIVGKDQRVTQQKVTLGRRLNDRVEILDVAENVKLVATGTGFLADGDLVKIGQNIPDTPLSKQLVTTQEK; encoded by the coding sequence ATGACTTTGCATGATCCTTTGCAGAAAAAAAGCATAAGTTCAAAAGTATGGATCACTCTTATTGTGATCATTTTAGCTTTTATTATTGCTTTAATTGCTTATAAATTTTCTAATAAAAAAGCGTCTGATACGCAGAATACTACAGCCACAGAAACAGCAAAGCCTGCTCTCACTGTGACAGTCACTCAGCCTGAAATACAAAACTGGCAACAGAGTTTAACTGCCAATGGCAATATTGCAGCGTGGCAAGAAGTCGTAATCGGAAGTGAACTTTCAGGACAACGCATTACCAAAGTCAATGTCAATATTGGCGATACTGTCAAACGTGGTCAAGTTTTAGCAGAGATCAATAATGAAAGTATTCGTGCAGATTTAGCCACTGCGAAAGCCAATTATGCAGAAGCCAAAGCGGTTCTTGCTGATGCAAGCATTAACAATCAAAGAATTCAAAAACTTAAGAACACAGGAGCAATTTCTCAACAAGAAGCGACTAAATACCTAACCTCACAAAGTACAGCACAAGCCAAATTGGATGCTGCCAAAGCGCAAATCGATAGTTATCAAATACGCTTATCTCAGACGCAAGTAATTGCCCCAGACAACGGTGTGATTTCAGCACGTGCTGCAACAGTCGGCTCTTTGGCACAAACTGGGCAAGAAATGTTTCGTATGATTCGTGACGACCGCTTGGAATGGCGTGCAGAAGTCACAGCGACTGATCTCTATAAATTAAAACAAGGCAATACAGTTCAAATTACTTCACCTGATCCAAACCGTCCAAAAGTCACAGGAACAGTCAGAATGATTGCACCTGTGATTGATCCTCAAACACGTTATGGTCTGGTCTATGTGGATATTCCAAACACAGATGCAGTTCGTATGGGGATGTTCGTGAAAGGTGAATTTGATCTTGGAGAAAAGTCTGCAATCACCGTTCCGCAAACAGCAGTATTACTTCGCGATGGTTTTTCTTATGTGTTTATAGTCGGTAAAGATCAACGTGTTACTCAACAGAAAGTAACCCTTGGTAGACGCTTAAATGATCGTGTTGAAATTTTAGATGTAGCAGAAAATGTCAAATTAGTCGCTACAGGTACGGGGTTCTTAGCCGATGGGGATTTGGTGAAAATTGGGCAAAATATTCCTGACACTCCACTCAGCAAACAACTTGTGACGACACAGGAGAAATAG